A stretch of the Massilia varians genome encodes the following:
- a CDS encoding GatB/YqeY domain-containing protein yields MSLKAQLTEDMKAAMRAKESARLATIRLILAEIKRREVDEQIELDDTQTLAIVEKMIKQRKDSITQFEAGGRADLADIEKAELAILSTYMPAGLSDEEIAAEVAAAVASTGAAGPQDMGKVMGVLKPKLAGRADMTVVSGLVKKALSGG; encoded by the coding sequence ATGAGCCTGAAAGCACAACTCACCGAGGACATGAAAGCCGCGATGCGCGCCAAGGAAAGCGCCCGCCTGGCCACGATCCGCCTGATCCTTGCCGAGATCAAGCGCAGGGAAGTCGACGAGCAGATCGAGCTGGACGATACCCAGACCCTGGCCATCGTCGAAAAGATGATCAAGCAGCGCAAGGATTCGATCACCCAGTTCGAAGCCGGCGGCCGTGCCGACCTGGCCGACATCGAGAAAGCCGAATTGGCGATCCTGTCGACCTACATGCCGGCCGGGCTGTCGGACGAGGAAATTGCCGCCGAAGTGGCGGCCGCGGTGGCCTCGACCGGCGCTGCCGGCCCGCAGGACATGGGCAAGGTGATGGGCGTGCTCAAGCCGAAGCTGGCGGGGCGTGCGGACATGACCGTGGTCTCTGGCCTGGTCAAGAAGGCCTTGTCGGGCGGCTGA
- the rpsU gene encoding 30S ribosomal protein S21 — MTTIRLKENEPFEVAMRRFKRTIEKTGLLTELRAREFYEKPTAERKRKLAAAVKRHYKRIRSQQLPKKLY, encoded by the coding sequence ATGACCACTATCCGCCTTAAAGAAAACGAGCCGTTCGAAGTCGCTATGCGTCGCTTCAAGCGCACTATCGAAAAAACCGGTCTGCTGACTGAACTGCGTGCTCGCGAGTTCTACGAAAAGCCAACTGCAGAGCGCAAGCGCAAGCTGGCCGCCGCAGTGAAGCGTCACTATAAGCGCATCCGCAGCCAACAGCTGCCGAAGAAGCTGTACTAA
- a CDS encoding NAD(P)/FAD-dependent oxidoreductase, whose product MAKHYDVAVIGAGAAGMMCAAVAGQRGRRVVLLDHATRLAEKIRISGGGRCNFTNIGAGPANFLSQNPHFCRSALSRYTAQDFLALVKKHRIAWHEKHKGQLFCDDSSEQIIQMLRAECNLGEVSWRMPCKVGAIDNTGTGFLVSAEGGDIECDSLVIATGGLSIPKIGATDLGYRVARQFDLQIVEPRPGLVPLTFDGPSWEAFVPLAGIALEVEVSTGGGKGKGKAKGGHFREDLLFTHRGLSGPAILQISSYWQPGTPIVLDLLPEMDVAEELIGMKTTVRKQLGNVLAQWLPARLADGLLVANGFAPDARLADMADAKLRKLGDAINRWAIVPTGSEGYKKAEVTLGGVDTRELSQQTMMANKVPGLYFIGETVDVTGWLGGYNFQWAWASGQAAGQSV is encoded by the coding sequence ATGGCAAAACACTATGATGTAGCAGTAATCGGCGCGGGCGCCGCCGGCATGATGTGCGCGGCGGTGGCAGGCCAGCGCGGCAGGCGCGTGGTGCTGCTCGACCATGCCACCCGCCTGGCGGAAAAGATCCGCATTTCCGGCGGCGGCCGCTGCAACTTCACCAACATCGGCGCCGGTCCCGCCAACTTCCTGTCGCAGAACCCGCATTTCTGCCGCAGCGCGCTGTCGCGCTACACCGCGCAGGACTTTCTTGCCCTGGTCAAGAAACACCGCATCGCCTGGCACGAGAAGCACAAGGGCCAGCTGTTCTGCGACGACTCGTCCGAGCAGATCATTCAGATGCTGCGCGCCGAATGCAACCTGGGCGAGGTCAGCTGGCGCATGCCCTGCAAGGTCGGCGCGATCGACAACACCGGGACCGGTTTCCTGGTGTCGGCGGAAGGCGGCGACATTGAATGCGACAGCCTGGTGATCGCCACCGGCGGCCTGTCGATCCCGAAGATCGGCGCCACCGACCTGGGTTACCGCGTCGCCCGGCAGTTCGATCTGCAGATCGTCGAGCCGCGCCCGGGCCTGGTGCCGCTGACCTTCGACGGTCCCAGCTGGGAAGCCTTCGTCCCGCTGGCCGGCATCGCGCTGGAAGTGGAGGTGAGCACCGGCGGCGGCAAGGGCAAGGGCAAGGCCAAGGGCGGCCACTTCCGCGAAGACCTGCTGTTCACCCACCGCGGCCTGTCAGGGCCGGCCATCCTGCAGATCTCGAGCTACTGGCAGCCCGGCACCCCGATCGTGCTCGACCTGCTGCCCGAGATGGACGTGGCCGAGGAGCTGATCGGCATGAAGACCACGGTCAGGAAGCAGCTCGGCAACGTGCTGGCGCAGTGGCTGCCGGCGCGCCTGGCCGACGGCCTGCTGGTGGCCAATGGTTTCGCGCCGGACGCGCGCCTGGCCGACATGGCCGACGCCAAGCTGCGCAAGCTGGGCGACGCCATCAACCGCTGGGCCATCGTGCCGACCGGTTCGGAAGGCTACAAGAAGGCCGAGGTGACGCTGGGCGGTGTGGACACGCGCGAACTGTCGCAGCAGACCATGATGGCGAACAAGGTGCCGGGCCTGTATTTCATCGGCGAGACGGTCGACGTGACCGGCTGGCTGGGCGGCTACAACTTCCAGTGGGCCTGGGCTTCGGGCCAGGCCGCCGGGCAGAGTGTGTAA